From one Rhopalosiphum padi isolate XX-2018 chromosome 2, ASM2088224v1, whole genome shotgun sequence genomic stretch:
- the LOC132921865 gene encoding uncharacterized protein LOC132921865 produces the protein MCTVCFLWFIACSLLMTNASILNDLQEAQKFMEQLDYDYSAVVADAAAAAAQQRPVSDLLWYDYGGVGSGVSGNVGRGENGGGGTSGSSYYGTGSPTSGVATAALFGADKRGGTTQTSNGGIWFGPRLGRRKRRGGSPFGGGGVAQSSVDGNAIAPAASSLLQQDPLAAGTTSMAAGQAAVSNLINNAVPWVLVPIIDNSLYNQIQMKQNARNGRSSEEDDDDDAASRSRHTARSPPYSPPFSPRLGRQAIMTRPQVPRLGRETLLYRRDARNALYQQSNATVLRQQRQQQEQRQQLQASSLQAATESAAARRQAV, from the exons atgtgcACCGTCTGCTTTTTATGGTTTATTGCGTGTTCTCTTTTGATGACAAATGCCAGCATTTTAAATG acTTACAAGAAGCGCAAAAGTTTATGGAACAGTTGGACTACGATTATTCGGCGGTGGTTGCCGACGCTGCAGCAGCAGCGGCACAACAGAGGCCCGTCTCCGACCTGTTGTGGTACGACTATGGCGGCGTCGGCAGCGGTGTTAGCGGTAACGTCGGGCGGGGAGAAAACGGCGGCGGTGGAACAAGCGGCTCCAGCTATTACGGCACCGGATCTCCGACCTCAGGTGTGGCCACGGCCGCGCTGTTCGGAGCCGACAAGCGGGGCGGCACGACCCAAACGAGCAACGGCGGCATATGGTTCGGGCCACGGTTGGGCCGCAGGAAACGTCGCGGCGGATCGCCGTTTGGTGGAGGCGGCGTCGCGCAGTCATCAGTGGACGGAAATGCGATCGCGCCGGCCGCTTCGTCACTGCTGCAACAAGATCCGTTGGCCGCGGGTACGACGTCGATGGCGGCAGGGCAGGCCGCAGTCTCAAATTTGATCAACAATGCTGTGCCGTGGGTGCTCGTACCGATCATCGATAATTcct TGTACAATCAGATTCAGATGAAACAGAACGCGAGGAACGGTAGATCGTCGGAagaggacgacgacgacgacgcggcGTCGCGGTCGCGGCATACGGCTCGGTCGCCGCCGTACTCGCCGCCGTTCTCGCCGCGTCTCGGCCGACAGGCGATCATGACCCGTCCGCAGGTGCCCAGGCTTGGCCGCGAAACGTTGCTGTACCGGCGAGACGCCAGGAACGCGTTGTACCAGCAGTCGAACGCGACGGTGCTCAGGCAACAGCGACAGCAACAGGAGCAACGGCAACAGCTGCAGGCCTCGTCACTGCAAGCGGCCACCGAGTCGGCGGCGGCGCGACGTCAGGCCGTTTAG
- the LOC132921866 gene encoding mitochondrial import inner membrane translocase subunit Tim8 yields MADFFSNSSENFDLGSSSVGGTDKLKADEIQKVIMMEQQKAQLNAQIQEISEMCWEKCVDKPSAKLGSKTEVCLSNCVKRFFDSSIIIATRFNQLIQRSNSG; encoded by the exons atGGCAGATTTTTTTAGCAATAGCAGTGAAAATTTTGACTTGGGTTCTTCGTCAGTTGGTGGTACCGACAAATTGAAAGCCGATGAAATACAAAAAGTTATTATGATGGAACAACAGAAAGCTCAATTAAATGCTCAA atacaagAAATCAGTGAAATGTGTTGGGAAAAGTGTGTGGATAAACCATCAGCAAAGCTTGGTTCCAAAACTGAAGTGTGTCTTTCAAATTGTGTAAAAAGATTTTTCGATTCTTCAATTATCATTGCAACTAGATTCAATCAGTTAATCCAAAGGTCCAACTCTGGTTAG
- the LOC132922381 gene encoding protein atonal-like — MASDIINYSSRHNYQPNYSVKQECMTAISAAAAPSSSSAVAGDGRYVVQDLSPSAPSYWMPGAEQQQLVTCVVGHPIGSTASSSSSFVDDESTSYEDITYNNYGPSSVAALQAAAAAASAVANCDYGSLYGHHLQQQQQQQQQQLQLQQPLLQYGNVGYYEAGGGGGSGGYHQLGHLQGYNEKPVAYDNNNAADVCDMNSAVTAASVAVTYDGSYAAPDVSQLDRQPLTPQYRPTQQNSNNINNAVADNEDGDDDDEAIRNDDNNTRLQLQRRQQLQQQQHLLQQQCISSESAPTTLIPAAVPVVRVVKRRNTANKKERRRTQSINNAFSDLRDCIPNVPSDTKLSKIKTLRLATSYIGYLMTVLDSDDPDTDGFKADLSAHTSKRSSQVSHVQVLDKTPQQQMMVTRNPLNTTNDHHQHQEHQHHHKRSKGRTGWPQDVWALELKQEQV; from the exons ATGGCGAGCGATATAATCAACTATTCTTCGCGACATAATTATCAGCCGAATTATTCAG TTAAACAAGAATGCATGACGGCCATCAGTGCGGCAGCtgcgccgtcgtcgtcgtcagcaGTGGCCGGCGACGGGCGTTACGTCGTCCAGGACCTGTCACCGTCGGCGCCGTCCTACTGGATGCCCGGCGCGGAACAGCAGCAGCTAGTGACGTGTGTCGTCGGTCACCCGATCGGTAGCACCgcgtcgtcttcgtcgtcgttcGTGGACGACGAGTCCACGTCGTACGAGGATATCACGTACAACAATTACGGGCCGTCGTCTGTGGCCGCGCTGCAGGCCGCTGCCGCGGCCGCGTCCGCCGTGGCCAACTGCGACTACGGTAGCCTTTACGGTCATCATctgcagcaacagcaacagcagcagcagcaacagttGCAGCTGCAACAGCCGTTGCTGCAGTACGGTAACGTCGGTTACTACGaagccggcggcggcggcggtagtgGCGGTTACCATCAGCTCGGTCACTTGCAGGGCTACAACGAAAAGCCGGTGGCGTACGACAACAACAATGCGGCCGACGTTTGTGACATGAATTCTGCAGTAACGGCCGCCTCAGTGGCTGTCACTTACGACGGCTCGTACGCCGCGCCCGACGTGTCACAGCTCGATCGACAGCCGCTCACACCACAG TATCGTCCTACACAACAAAATAGCAATAACATTAACAACGCCGTCGCCGACAACGaagacggcgacgacgacgacgaagcaATACGCAACGACGACAACAATACACGATTGCAACTGCAACGGCGACAACAGTTGCAACAGCAACAGCATCTGTTGCAGCAACAGTGCATTTCTTCAGAGTCTGCACCGACTACTCTGATTCCGGCGGCGGTGCCTGTGGTGCGCGTTGTTAAGCGCAGGAACACGGCCAACAAGAAGGAACGGCGGCGGACGCAGAGCATCAACAACGCATTCTCCGACCTCCGGGACTGCATACCCAACGTACCGTCCGACACCAAACTGTCGAAAATCAAAACGCTTCGATTGGCCACATCCTACATTGGTTACCTGATGACCGTGCTGGACAGCGATGACCCGGACACGGACGGTTTCAAAGCCGACCTGTCCGCGCACACGTCCAAGCGGTCGTCGCAGGTGTCACACGTGCAGGTCCTCGACAAGACCCCACAACAGCAG ATGATGGTCACCCGAAATCCTTTGAATACTACCAATGACCATCACCAACACCAAGAACATCAACATCACCACAAACGGAGCAAAGGCAGGACCGGGTGGCCACAAGATGTTTGGGCATTAGAACTTAAACAAGAACAAGTGTAA